One part of the Niveispirillum cyanobacteriorum genome encodes these proteins:
- a CDS encoding SDR family NAD(P)-dependent oxidoreductase, whose translation MSIYADRFKGQVAIVTGGASGVGREVAARLTQEGAKVVLWDMNADALADAKAATGAVDAVQLDVTDAEAVQAAADAVAAKLGRVDVLIASAGITGATVPVQEFPLDSWRRVIDINLNGLFYCCRAVIPHMLKNDYGRIVNVSSVAGKEGNPNASAYSASKAGVIGFTKSLGKELAKTGIRVNALTPATFKSPILEQLPQSQVDYMLSKIPAGRLGEVHEVAAMISWMASAECSFTTASTFDISGGRTTY comes from the coding sequence ATGAGCATCTATGCCGACCGTTTCAAGGGCCAGGTCGCCATTGTTACCGGCGGCGCGTCGGGCGTGGGCCGGGAAGTCGCAGCCCGCCTGACGCAGGAGGGGGCCAAGGTCGTCCTCTGGGACATGAATGCCGATGCCCTGGCCGATGCCAAGGCCGCGACGGGTGCCGTCGATGCAGTACAGCTTGATGTGACCGATGCCGAGGCTGTGCAGGCGGCAGCGGACGCGGTGGCCGCAAAGCTAGGCCGTGTCGATGTGCTAATCGCCAGCGCCGGAATCACGGGGGCGACCGTTCCGGTGCAGGAATTCCCGCTGGATAGCTGGCGTCGGGTCATCGACATCAATCTGAACGGCCTGTTTTATTGCTGCCGTGCGGTCATCCCGCACATGCTGAAGAATGATTATGGCCGCATCGTCAATGTCTCCTCGGTGGCCGGCAAGGAAGGCAACCCCAATGCCTCTGCCTACTCGGCATCCAAGGCGGGTGTGATCGGTTTTACCAAGTCGCTGGGCAAGGAACTGGCCAAGACCGGCATCCGCGTCAACGCCCTGACGCCCGCCACCTTCAAAAGCCCGATCCTGGAACAGTTGCCGCAGAGCCAGGTCGATTACATGCTGTCCAAGATCCCCGCGGGGCGTCTGGGCGAGGTGCATGAAGTTGCGGCCATGATCAGTTGGATGGCCAGCGCCGAGTGCAGCTTCACTACCGCGTCGACCTTCGACATTTCCGGTGGCCGCACGACTTATTGA
- a CDS encoding fumarylacetoacetate hydrolase family protein, whose protein sequence is MKLLRYGPKGQEKPGLMDATGTIRDLSGIVSDITPDVLSPAGLAKIAAIDPASLPAVEGSPRYGVPINGVRKFIAVGLNFADHAAESNLPIPTEPVLFTKAISCLTGPNDPVMIPKGSEKTDWEVELGIVIGSRARYVSEENALDHVAGYVLINDVSERAFQIERGGTWDKGKGCDTFGPVGPWVVTSDEVGDPQNLSMWLEVNGHRYQNGSSKTMIFTCRQLVAYISQFITLEPGDLITTGTPPGVGLGQKPEPKYLKAGDVIRLGIEKLGEQRQDVVAWTQEGVA, encoded by the coding sequence ATGAAACTGCTGCGTTACGGCCCCAAGGGCCAGGAAAAGCCGGGCCTGATGGATGCCACCGGCACCATCCGCGACCTGTCCGGCATCGTGTCTGACATCACCCCGGACGTGCTGTCGCCCGCCGGTCTGGCCAAGATCGCCGCCATCGACCCGGCCAGCCTGCCGGCCGTCGAAGGGTCCCCACGCTATGGTGTGCCCATCAATGGCGTGCGCAAGTTCATCGCAGTCGGCCTGAACTTCGCCGACCATGCCGCCGAAAGCAACCTGCCCATCCCGACGGAGCCGGTGCTGTTCACCAAGGCCATCTCCTGCCTGACCGGCCCCAATGACCCGGTGATGATCCCCAAGGGATCGGAAAAGACCGACTGGGAAGTGGAACTGGGCATCGTCATCGGCAGCCGCGCGCGCTATGTCAGCGAGGAGAACGCGCTGGACCATGTCGCGGGATATGTCCTGATCAATGACGTGTCGGAACGCGCGTTCCAGATCGAACGCGGCGGCACCTGGGACAAGGGCAAGGGCTGCGACACGTTCGGTCCCGTCGGCCCCTGGGTCGTGACGTCGGACGAGGTGGGCGATCCCCAAAACCTGTCCATGTGGCTGGAGGTGAACGGTCACCGCTATCAGAATGGCAGCAGCAAGACCATGATCTTCACCTGCCGGCAGCTGGTCGCCTATATCAGCCAGTTCATCACGCTGGAACCGGGTGATCTGATCACCACCGGCACCCCGCCGGGCGTGGGCCTGGGCCAGAAGCCGGAGCCGAAATATCTGAAGGCCGGCGACGTCATACGCCTGGGCATCGAAAAACTGGGCGAGCAGCGCCAGGACGTTGTCGCCTGGACCCAGGAAGGTGTGGCATGA
- the rhmD gene encoding L-rhamnonate dehydratase: protein MAFPLIRDVRAYVVRGGGADYHDQGDGHWIDDHIATPMSRYPEYRQSRQSFGINVLGTLVVEIEASDGTIGFAVTTGGEPACYLVEKHFSRFLIGRSPVEVEKIWDQMYFGSQYYGRKGLVVNAISGVDLALWDLLGKLRQEPVYHLLGGAVRDELTFYATGARPDLAKQMGFIGGKMPLHHGPAEGEEGLRKNIEELATMRERVGEDFWLMFDCWMALDLNYATKLAHKAHEYGLKWIEEALSPDDYWGYAELKKKAPPGMLVTTGEHEATRWGFRMLMEMDCCDIIQPDVGWCGGVTELTKIANMADSRGIMVIPHGSSVYSYHFVITRHNSPFAEFLMMAPKADKVVPMFHPQLLGEPVPVNGKLKLSDKPGFGVELNREVKLHRPYVGQGK, encoded by the coding sequence ATGGCCTTCCCTCTTATCCGCGATGTCCGCGCCTATGTGGTGCGCGGTGGTGGTGCCGATTATCATGACCAGGGCGATGGCCACTGGATCGACGATCATATCGCCACCCCGATGAGCCGCTATCCCGAATATCGCCAGTCCAGGCAGAGCTTTGGCATCAATGTGCTTGGCACGCTGGTTGTGGAGATCGAGGCGTCGGATGGCACCATCGGATTCGCGGTGACCACGGGCGGGGAGCCGGCCTGCTATCTGGTGGAAAAGCATTTCTCCCGCTTTCTGATCGGCCGTTCGCCGGTGGAAGTGGAGAAGATCTGGGACCAGATGTATTTCGGCTCGCAATATTATGGCCGCAAGGGTCTGGTGGTGAACGCCATTTCCGGCGTCGATCTGGCCCTGTGGGACCTGCTGGGCAAGCTGCGGCAGGAACCGGTCTATCACCTGCTGGGTGGTGCGGTCCGCGATGAACTGACCTTCTATGCCACCGGCGCGCGCCCCGATCTGGCCAAGCAAATGGGCTTTATCGGCGGCAAGATGCCCCTGCATCATGGCCCGGCGGAAGGCGAGGAAGGCCTGCGCAAGAATATCGAAGAACTGGCCACCATGCGCGAGCGGGTGGGCGAGGATTTCTGGCTGATGTTCGATTGCTGGATGGCACTCGACCTGAACTACGCCACCAAGCTGGCCCACAAGGCGCATGAATATGGCCTGAAATGGATCGAAGAGGCGCTGTCGCCCGACGATTACTGGGGCTACGCCGAACTGAAGAAGAAGGCCCCGCCGGGCATGCTGGTGACGACGGGCGAGCATGAGGCTACCCGCTGGGGCTTCCGCATGCTGATGGAGATGGATTGCTGCGACATCATCCAGCCGGATGTGGGCTGGTGCGGCGGTGTCACCGAGCTGACCAAGATTGCCAATATGGCCGACAGCCGGGGCATTATGGTCATTCCGCACGGGTCGTCGGTCTATTCCTATCACTTTGTCATCACGCGCCATAACAGCCCGTTTGCCGAATTCCTGATGATGGCGCCCAAGGCCGACAAGGTCGTGCCGATGTTCCATCCGCAGCTGCTGGGTGAGCCAGTGCCCGTCAATGGCAAGCTGAAACTGTCCGACAAGCCCGGCTTTGGCGTGGAGCTGAACCGCGAGGTCAAGCTGCACCGCCCCTATGTCGGCCAGGGCAAATAA
- a CDS encoding SDR family NAD(P)-dependent oxidoreductase yields the protein MRLLEGKTVLITGASRGIGAAVAVECARHGANVAINYAASPAAAEDVVAQIEALGQKAIAVKGDVSDPAAAPEFVKAAVAAFGGVDVFVSNAGICPFHGFLDMPVDVVDRTIKVNLNGAYYMTQAAANQMKNQGRGGAIIAISSISALVGGGMQTHYTPTKAGVHSLMQSCAIALGPYGIRCNSLLPGTILTDINKDDLADTAKRTYMEGRIPLGRLGQPEDMGGPVVFLASDLARYVTGAALLVDGGAFVNLQ from the coding sequence ATGCGTTTGTTGGAAGGCAAAACCGTGCTGATCACCGGTGCATCGCGCGGGATCGGAGCGGCTGTGGCGGTCGAATGCGCCCGGCATGGGGCCAATGTCGCCATCAACTATGCAGCCTCCCCCGCCGCTGCCGAAGATGTGGTGGCGCAGATTGAGGCGCTGGGTCAGAAGGCCATCGCCGTGAAGGGTGATGTGTCCGATCCGGCGGCGGCCCCGGAATTCGTGAAGGCAGCCGTGGCGGCCTTCGGCGGCGTCGATGTCTTCGTCTCTAACGCCGGCATCTGCCCGTTCCATGGGTTCCTGGACATGCCGGTCGATGTGGTTGACCGGACCATCAAGGTGAACCTGAACGGCGCCTATTACATGACCCAGGCCGCCGCCAACCAGATGAAGAATCAGGGCCGTGGCGGGGCGATCATCGCCATCTCCTCCATCTCCGCCCTGGTCGGCGGCGGCATGCAGACCCATTACACGCCCACCAAGGCCGGTGTGCATTCGCTGATGCAGAGCTGCGCCATCGCGCTCGGTCCCTATGGCATCCGCTGCAATTCGCTGCTGCCGGGCACCATCCTGACCGACATCAACAAGGATGATTTGGCCGATACAGCCAAGCGCACCTACATGGAAGGCCGCATCCCCCTGGGCCGCCTGGGCCAGCCGGAAGATATGGGCGGGCCGGTCGTGTTCCTGGCGTCCGATCTGGCCCGCTATGTAACGGGTGCCGCGCTGCTGGTCGATGGCGGCGCGTTTGTGAATTTGCAGTAA
- a CDS encoding (Fe-S)-binding protein has protein sequence MRVSLFITCINDSLFPDTGRAVVRVLERLGHQVEFPLAQTCCGQMHHNSGYHDDAVGLVRRFVDTFQDAEAIVIPSTSCTAMVRGQYPYLAQHVAKDEGLLRAVEAMAPRVFEFSEFLTQKLGLSDVGAYYPHRVTYHSSCNSLRSLNLGDGPLTLLRHVSGIDLVELPNNRECCGFGGTFAVKNAETSTAMLTDKMRHILSTGAEICTAGDNSCLMHIGGGLSRQRTGVRTVHLAQILASTAEEPWA, from the coding sequence ATGCGCGTCTCGCTTTTCATCACCTGCATCAATGACAGCCTGTTTCCCGATACCGGCCGGGCCGTGGTGCGGGTGCTGGAGCGGCTGGGGCATCAGGTGGAGTTTCCGCTGGCCCAGACCTGCTGCGGCCAGATGCATCATAATTCCGGTTATCATGATGACGCGGTGGGCCTGGTCCGCCGCTTCGTCGATACGTTCCAAGATGCGGAAGCCATCGTGATCCCGTCCACCTCCTGCACCGCCATGGTGCGGGGGCAATATCCCTATCTGGCCCAGCATGTGGCCAAGGATGAGGGGCTGCTGCGAGCGGTGGAGGCGATGGCGCCGCGCGTCTTTGAATTCTCCGAATTCCTGACGCAGAAGCTTGGGTTGAGCGATGTCGGTGCTTATTATCCGCACCGGGTCACCTATCACAGCTCGTGCAATTCGCTCCGCTCCCTGAACCTGGGTGACGGGCCGCTGACCCTGCTGCGGCATGTGTCGGGCATCGATCTGGTGGAACTGCCCAATAACCGCGAATGCTGCGGCTTTGGTGGCACCTTTGCCGTGAAGAATGCCGAGACCAGCACCGCCATGCTGACCGACAAGATGCGCCACATCCTGTCCACCGGGGCGGAGATCTGCACCGCCGGCGACAATAGCTGTCTGATGCATATTGGCGGCGGCCTGTCGCGGCAGCGCACGGGCGTGCGTACGGTGCATCTGGCGCAGATCCTGGCCTCCACGGCGGAGGAACCCTGGGCATGA
- a CDS encoding LutB/LldF family L-lactate oxidation iron-sulfur protein — protein sequence MSTNFPTRAADGLRNTQQRRNLAKATNTIRGKTAKVTAELPDWEALREAGKAIKREAHAKLDQYLLQLEEMVTKAGGHVHWAADAAEAREIIVRLTRQAGTDQVIKIKSMTTDEIELNPALEEAGIRPYETDLADMIVQMAKERPSHLLVPAIHKNRVEIRDLFRAEMGEHGTGLSDRPPDLTRAARAYLRQKFMETKVAISGANFAVAETGTVGVVESEGNGRMCLTLPQVLISIMGIEKVLPRFDDLSVFLQLLPRAATGERMNPYNSLWTGVHAGDGPCEFHLVLLDNGRSKILADEVARETLHCIRCSRCLNVCPVYERAGGHAYDSMYQGPIGAIVTPQLRGLEEAGSLPYASSLCGACHEVCPVKINIPQILVHLRGRVVREGHAGKGEALAMGVAARMFGNQGALDWSLWAGRLGQKLLMRDGTLPWLPPPLSGWTLSRDFPALPEQSFRDWWQKREDK from the coding sequence ATGAGCACCAATTTCCCCACCCGCGCCGCCGATGGACTGCGCAACACGCAGCAGCGGCGCAACCTGGCCAAGGCCACCAATACCATCCGGGGCAAGACCGCCAAGGTCACCGCCGAACTGCCGGACTGGGAAGCGCTGCGCGAGGCCGGCAAGGCCATCAAGCGGGAGGCGCATGCCAAGCTGGACCAATACCTGCTGCAACTAGAGGAAATGGTCACCAAGGCAGGCGGTCATGTTCATTGGGCCGCCGATGCGGCCGAGGCGCGAGAGATCATTGTCCGCCTGACGAGGCAAGCGGGCACCGATCAGGTCATCAAGATCAAGTCCATGACCACGGACGAGATTGAGCTGAACCCCGCCCTGGAAGAAGCCGGCATCCGCCCCTATGAAACCGATCTGGCCGATATGATCGTGCAGATGGCGAAGGAGAGGCCGTCGCATCTGCTGGTGCCCGCCATCCACAAGAACCGCGTGGAAATTCGCGATCTTTTCCGGGCGGAAATGGGGGAGCATGGCACTGGCCTGTCCGACCGTCCGCCCGACCTGACGCGCGCCGCCCGCGCCTATCTGCGCCAGAAATTCATGGAGACGAAGGTCGCCATCAGTGGCGCCAACTTCGCCGTGGCCGAGACAGGCACCGTGGGCGTTGTGGAGTCGGAGGGCAATGGCCGCATGTGCCTGACCCTGCCTCAAGTCCTGATCTCCATCATGGGCATCGAAAAGGTGCTGCCACGCTTCGATGACCTGTCGGTGTTCCTCCAGCTACTGCCCCGCGCGGCCACGGGGGAGCGGATGAACCCCTATAATTCGCTCTGGACCGGGGTGCATGCAGGCGACGGGCCATGCGAATTCCATCTGGTGCTGCTGGATAATGGCCGCAGCAAAATCCTGGCGGATGAGGTGGCGCGCGAAACGCTGCACTGCATCCGCTGTTCGCGCTGCCTGAACGTCTGTCCCGTCTATGAACGGGCAGGCGGCCATGCCTATGACAGCATGTATCAGGGACCCATCGGCGCCATCGTCACGCCGCAGCTGCGTGGCCTGGAGGAGGCAGGGAGCCTCCCCTATGCCAGCAGCCTGTGCGGCGCGTGTCATGAAGTATGCCCGGTCAAGATTAACATTCCGCAAATCCTGGTCCATCTGCGTGGCCGCGTGGTTCGCGAGGGCCATGCCGGCAAGGGAGAGGCGCTGGCCATGGGGGTCGCCGCCCGCATGTTCGGCAACCAAGGGGCCTTGGACTGGTCATTGTGGGCGGGTCGGCTGGGCCAGAAGCTGCTGATGCGGGATGGCACCCTGCCCTGGCTGCCCCCGCCCTTGTCCGGCTGGACCCTGTCGCGCGATTTCCCAGCGCTGCCGGAACAGAGCTTCCGCGACTGGTGGCAGAAGCGGGAGGACAAGTGA
- a CDS encoding LutC/YkgG family protein gives MNGRDLILSRVRAAIAGSPPPVTPTPAINRVWEGDREAMVERFLDRLRDYNVGVTRTSGTVAPALAGILAGRGIDRLAVPTDLPAEWRPDGVALVPDDNLPHGALNAIPGALTGAALAIAETGSIVLDGGAAQGRRALTLLPDYHLCVVRAEQLVGLVPEAIAALVPNRPITFCSGPSATADIELDRVVGVHGPRRLDVLFVG, from the coding sequence ATGAACGGTCGTGACCTGATCCTGTCGCGCGTGCGCGCCGCCATCGCCGGCAGCCCGCCACCCGTCACACCCACCCCGGCCATCAACCGCGTGTGGGAAGGCGACCGCGAAGCCATGGTGGAACGGTTCCTGGACCGGCTGCGCGATTACAATGTGGGTGTGACCCGGACCAGCGGCACTGTAGCCCCTGCCTTGGCCGGCATTCTGGCAGGCCGTGGCATTGACCGGCTGGCTGTACCGACCGACCTGCCGGCGGAATGGCGGCCAGATGGGGTGGCACTGGTACCCGATGATAATCTGCCCCATGGCGCGCTGAACGCCATTCCCGGTGCCCTGACCGGGGCGGCCTTGGCCATTGCCGAGACGGGCAGTATCGTTCTGGATGGCGGGGCGGCACAGGGACGGCGCGCCCTGACCCTGCTGCCCGATTATCACCTCTGCGTGGTACGGGCCGAACAGCTGGTCGGGCTGGTGCCTGAAGCCATCGCCGCCCTGGTGCCCAACCGCCCCATCACCTTCTGTTCTGGTCCCTCGGCCACCGCCGATATTGAGCTGGACCGGGTGGTGGGCGTGCATGGACCGCGACGGCTGGATGTCCTGTTCGTGGGTTGA
- a CDS encoding IlvD/Edd family dehydratase, with the protein MAKDQVAQGMSPRRLRSQEWFNNPANADMTALYLERYLNFGLSREELQSGKPIIGIAQTGSDLSPCNRHHVVLAERIREGIRTAGGIAIEFPVHPIQETGKRPTAGLDRNLAYLGLVELLYGYPLDGVVLTIGCDKTTPAMLMAAATVNIPAIALSVGPMLNGWHKGERTGSGTIVWKARQMMAAGEIDYKGFIDLVASSAPSTGYCNTMGTATTMNSLAEALGMQLPGSAAIPAPYRERQQVAYETGKRIVGMVEEDLKPSDIMTRDAFLNAIVVNSAIGGSTNAPIHLAAIARHMGVELSLDDWQTYGHKIPLLVNLQPAGEYLGEDYHHAGGVPAVVNQLMGQGLIREDAMTVNGRTIGDNCRGREIEMPEVIRTFDNPLKPEAGFILLRGSLFDNAIVKTSVISAEFRERYLSNPADPEAFEGRAFVFDGPEDYHHRIDDPALDIGPNDILVMRGAGPIGYPGAAEVVNMRPPAYLIKQGVSVLPCIGDGRQSGTSGSPSILNASPEAAAGGNLAILRSGDRVRIDLRKGRADILIPDAEIAERQRALAAAGGYRYPASQTPWQEIQRRMVGQLGDGAILEPAAQFQRIAETYGVPRDNH; encoded by the coding sequence ATGGCCAAGGATCAGGTCGCGCAGGGCATGTCACCCCGCCGCCTGCGGTCGCAGGAATGGTTCAACAACCCCGCCAATGCCGACATGACGGCGCTCTATCTGGAGCGCTATCTGAATTTCGGGTTGAGCCGGGAGGAATTGCAGTCGGGCAAGCCCATTATCGGTATCGCCCAGACAGGATCGGATCTGTCCCCGTGCAACCGCCACCATGTGGTGCTGGCGGAACGTATCCGGGAAGGCATCCGCACTGCGGGCGGTATCGCCATCGAATTCCCCGTTCATCCGATTCAGGAGACGGGCAAGCGCCCGACGGCGGGCCTTGACCGCAACCTCGCCTATCTGGGGCTGGTGGAGCTGCTATACGGCTACCCGCTGGACGGGGTGGTGCTGACCATCGGTTGCGACAAGACCACGCCGGCCATGCTGATGGCCGCCGCGACCGTGAATATTCCAGCCATCGCCCTGTCGGTCGGCCCCATGCTGAATGGCTGGCACAAGGGGGAGCGCACGGGATCGGGTACCATCGTCTGGAAGGCGCGCCAGATGATGGCGGCGGGTGAGATCGATTATAAGGGTTTCATCGATCTGGTTGCCTCCTCTGCCCCGTCCACGGGCTATTGCAACACGATGGGCACGGCGACCACCATGAATTCGCTGGCCGAAGCGCTGGGCATGCAATTGCCCGGCTCCGCCGCCATTCCCGCCCCCTATCGCGAACGCCAGCAGGTGGCGTACGAGACGGGCAAGCGCATCGTGGGCATGGTGGAGGAGGACCTGAAGCCGTCCGACATCATGACGCGCGATGCCTTCCTGAACGCCATCGTCGTGAATTCGGCCATCGGCGGGTCCACAAACGCCCCCATCCATCTGGCCGCTATCGCGCGGCATATGGGCGTGGAACTGTCGCTTGATGACTGGCAGACCTATGGCCATAAAATCCCGCTGCTGGTGAACCTTCAGCCGGCGGGGGAGTATCTGGGCGAGGATTATCACCATGCCGGCGGCGTGCCCGCCGTGGTCAATCAGCTGATGGGCCAGGGCCTGATTCGCGAAGATGCCATGACCGTCAATGGCCGCACCATCGGGGATAATTGCCGGGGCCGCGAGATCGAAATGCCGGAGGTTATCCGCACCTTCGACAATCCGCTGAAGCCCGAGGCCGGTTTCATCTTGTTGCGCGGCAGCCTGTTCGACAATGCCATCGTCAAGACCTCGGTGATCAGCGCGGAATTCCGGGAGCGCTATCTGTCAAACCCCGCCGATCCCGAGGCGTTCGAAGGCCGTGCCTTCGTGTTCGACGGGCCGGAGGATTATCATCACCGCATCGATGATCCCGCCCTGGATATTGGCCCCAACGACATCCTGGTGATGCGCGGGGCCGGCCCTATCGGTTATCCAGGGGCGGCAGAAGTGGTGAACATGCGGCCCCCTGCCTATCTGATCAAACAGGGCGTCAGCGTCCTGCCTTGCATCGGCGACGGGCGGCAGTCGGGCACTTCAGGCTCGCCCTCCATCCTGAATGCCTCACCAGAGGCGGCAGCAGGCGGCAATCTGGCCATCCTGCGCAGCGGCGACCGGGTGCGGATCGACCTGCGCAAGGGCCGGGCCGATATCCTGATCCCGGATGCGGAGATCGCGGAGCGTCAGCGGGCACTGGCGGCGGCGGGTGGCTATCGCTATCCGGCCTCGCAAACGCCGTGGCAGGAAATTCAGCGCCGCATGGTGGGGCAGTTGGGCGACGGCGCCATCCTGGAACCGGCGGCACAGTTCCAGCGCATTGCCGAGACCTATGGGGTGCCGCGGGATAATCACTGA
- a CDS encoding GntR family transcriptional regulator: MSIIVRTLSDQTYEAVRRKILCGAIPAGTPLRQDVIATELGVSKIPLREALGRLEQDGLLISYPNRGYVVRPLTKAEAAEVFALRLKLEPGAVVDGARRATPDHHAAACAALAALELDQDRDGADHVTQNRLFHLSLIKPGGPVTYQLLKRLHILSERYVRLHLEPKGREDRARLEHRAILEAWISMDAERVDRLVADHIRSTLDDLHVQFGV, from the coding sequence ATGAGCATCATTGTCAGAACCCTGTCGGACCAGACCTATGAGGCGGTGCGCCGCAAGATATTGTGCGGCGCCATCCCTGCTGGCACGCCGCTACGCCAGGACGTGATCGCAACGGAGCTGGGCGTCAGCAAGATCCCCTTGCGGGAGGCTCTGGGCCGTCTGGAACAGGATGGGCTGCTGATCTCCTATCCCAATCGTGGCTACGTGGTGCGCCCTTTGACCAAGGCGGAGGCAGCGGAAGTTTTCGCGTTGCGCCTGAAACTGGAACCCGGCGCCGTGGTGGATGGCGCGCGTCGTGCGACACCGGACCATCATGCGGCGGCCTGTGCGGCCCTGGCGGCACTGGAACTGGATCAGGACCGCGACGGTGCCGATCACGTCACCCAGAACCGCCTGTTCCATCTGTCACTGATCAAGCCGGGGGGCCCCGTGACCTATCAGTTGCTGAAACGGCTTCACATCCTGTCGGAACGCTATGTCCGCCTGCATCTGGAGCCGAAGGGGCGGGAGGATCGGGCACGGCTTGAACACCGGGCCATTCTGGAGGCCTGGATATCCATGGATGCGGAACGGGTGGATCGTCTGGTGGCCGACCATATCCGCAGCACGCTGGACGATCTGCACGTCCAGTTCGGGGTTTGA